In Mytilus edulis chromosome 7, xbMytEdul2.2, whole genome shotgun sequence, a single genomic region encodes these proteins:
- the LOC139483219 gene encoding uncharacterized protein has product MTAIKRQGKEIGELVTATKARKKALEFIRDHGYKKQAFISIHSSKPILDDIEINVKQLTESVVDTSLRFLEKHSKEYLTDIGSIKLKETPCSVSMVPYKQRQSQVPVVSKRHIHSFTHLYDIEKLSVVTGITITDNNTLIICDAGNRKVYVCDKNDAYLSSISSPHQLWDIVAIPGTTTAVVSCQRKPYIQLIDIDRQQILKKVEVGQGECTGVAATKGNTYIGSQGKICVLDLRGNFVRTTHLKNVDHYVYYISVCSNGNIYYSTNNEVQCITSAGEPVFSYTSPDLRDARAIQIDDASNIYVLGRDSQNIHKLTSSGTLEDILLENNLAEPVAFCFSKYLAKCYIANDGGSNVSVFKTE; this is encoded by the coding sequence ATGACTGCTATAAAACGACAGGGGAAAGAAATAGGTGAATTGGTAACAGCAACAAAAGCCCGAAAGAAAGCTTTAGAATTTATAAGAGATCATGGTTATAAGAAACAAGCATTTATCTCAATTCATTCATCTAAACCAATATTAGATGACATTGAAATCAACGTGAAACAGCTGACAGAATCGGTGGTAGACACCAGCCTAAGGTTTTTGGAAAAACACTCGAAAGAATATTTAACGGATATTGGTTCAATAAAATTAAAGGAAACGCCTTGCTCCGTTTCAATGGTTCCATACAAGCAGCGGCAATCTCAAGTTCCAGTCGTTTCGAAGCGCCATATTCATTCCTTCACACATCTCTACGATATCGAAAAGTTGAGTGTAGTAACTGGTATCACAATAACGGACAATAACACTTTGATTATATGCGATGCTGGTAACAGAAAAGTTTATGTTTGTGATAAGAATGATGCATATCTATCATCTATCAGCTCTCCACATCAACTTTGGGATATAGTAGCTATACCAGGAACAACCACTGCAGTTGTGTCTTGTCAACGTAAACCGTACATACAGTTGATCGATATAGATAGAcagcaaatattaaaaaaggTAGAAGTGGGACAAGGTGAATGTACTGGTGTTGCTGCTACAAAAGGGAACACATATATCGGATCTCAAGGGAAAATATGTGTCCTAGACTTACGTGGAAATTTCGTTAGAACAACCCATTTGAAAAACGTAGATCATTACGTTTATTACATTTCCGTTTGCTCAAATGGAAACATTTATTATTCAACCAACAATGAAGTCCAATGCATTACGTCAGCTGGAGAACCTGTTTTCTCTTATACTTCTCCCGATCTTCGTGATGCACGAGCTATTCAAATTGATGATGCCAGCAACATCTATGTCCTTGGACGGGATTCACAAAACATTCATAAACTCACGTCTTCTGGAACCTTAGAAGACATTTTATTGGAAAATAATTTGGCCGAACCTGTTGCATTCTGTTTCAGTAAGTATCTTGCTAAATGTTACATTGCAAATGACGGTGGATCAAACGTATCCGTATTCAAGACTGAGTAA